Genomic segment of Candoia aspera isolate rCanAsp1 chromosome 2, rCanAsp1.hap2, whole genome shotgun sequence:
CCCCAGGTTGGATTCCGGAACTGAATTGGGAGAAAGAGCAGAGGATTGAAGGAGAACCCCAAACCATCGTTCCAAGTCGGGGAGAGACCTAACGCAGCCAAGGGACTACTGGGAATCGCCCAAGTTAAGAAGACTCAGGGCTCATCCTCACGTCCCTCGAATTGAAGGCACCCTGCTAACCACACTTAGCGGACATGTCCTCGTGACGCTGCCTTCGTCTCCCACCAGCCCAGCACGAAGGCGGCCGACATTCACCTTTAGCTCTTCAGCTCAAAAGCAGCCGTTTGCAGTCTTGTGACTCTCAGCAggttaacagaaataaaaacgtCAACAacacaataatataaaaaaaaatagtgaaaccACAAAAacgtttttgttctttttataggctgccccaatatgccatgactctgggcagaaaTGGGCAGCTCTGTACACTAGCTTTTTTTCTTAGGCTTGAatctttgcattttattatttaaggTAAAAGGGTTCATatcatgtatcttttttttaagtccaCGGTTTCATTTTGTTCCTCTCTTGTAGGGTTGCTCTGTCCCcctggaggaggagaaaggaatgaaTCCTCGCTTCGTGCACTCTGTCGTCTGGCCAGGAAGTGGCTGAACAGAAACGGTTTCAGTCTTTGCAGCTGGAGCTTTTAACTGCCgggaaggcagcccaggaggtgggaATCCTCTTGTCTCACACCCACCCCGGGGTTAGGGGGAGGACCCCAGGGAAGGCCTCCCTGTCATTCAAATCCACGCCCTGCATTCAGGAACGAGGGCAACAGACTTGTCTGTCTTCTAGGTGGCAGCCCTCTGCTTATTCGAAAGATGCTGTCacaaaccccaccaccaccagcactcGTTGCTCAAGGCTAGTCATGCGGAGCTCCTTCTATCCCCCTACAGAGGATTCGGGTTCTAGTCCCGGATCAGCCTTGCTGCTCTCCTGGGAACCTTTTCCAGTTGTTCTGAATCTGTATTAAACGGTGTTGCCCAGAAGTGGACGTTGTTCTTGAGGTGGGCTCTGATGCTAGCAGAAGACAGTGAGAAAATCACCCTCGTCCTTTGGAAGTTACAGTCTGTTTGATGTAGCCTAAAATCGCAGATGCCTTCTCTGAAGGGACTTCATGCTTCCGGCTCATATTCAGTCTGCAGTCAATCCTGATTACAAAATCCTTTTAGCAAGCCAAGTATCCCCCACCCAAAACTTGCAcccttgatttctgtttcctaagtgaagaacacTGGACTTAGACTCATACAGTTGCAAGGAAGCAACCTAAAAGGTCATCCAGTCTTACCACCATCCATTAAAGTATTCAGACAGATGGGATTGTGCCTTCAGTATCTCATTTGAGGTTTCCCATCCTTCCTGACACTCTTTTCTTTCAAGTGTCTCTTCAGTTTCATTCTGCTACTCTCAGCCCATTCTGTATTTGACTTCTTTCTCTGAGGATATTAGCTCACTCAGCCGGTTTTAAATCCTCTGCACATTCGGTAACTATTGGCTCTACCTATTCCTCCAAGGCATTAAAGGGAACGATGAAGAACAGAGGACGCAGGGCTGATTCTTCTGGCACCCATTTGATATCTTCAGCCTGATGAGGAACCATCAATGGGCACTCTTTGAGGAAGACTTTCAAGCCAGCTGTGGATCTCCTTAATTGCCTGGCCATCCGACCGCTTTTAATGAAGCCGAAGAGGCTTTGGGCTGCCTGCAGAGGGAGCTTTCACTAGACTAAAGGCCTGATTTACCATAAAAATTTAATCCCACGAAAGATCCAGATGACCTTGTCATCTTTTAGAGATCACATGATCTATATGTTTCCTATTTCATTCTGATccacaacaaataaaaaatacaaaattccgGTGATCTGGGTGGTTCCCTGTAGCATGCGGGGGGGAAAGTATGTGGGGTGTTTGTGTCACCCCCTTGCCCTAGTtctggcagggggggggggagttggtgATATGGTGAAGTCCAACTTCTGGAGGGTCCTCAAATGGCTGAAGCAGATTTGGAGGATGCTAGAGGGGGGCAGGTTTGAGAAGGAGAACTCTAAAGTTCTCCTTTACAAAACTCATGAATAGCAGCCATGGCACTTGTGATCTGACACTTGGTAAAGAAACTGAAGTAGTATTTTCTTGTGCCTATCAGcataagaataaaaacaacattttttGTATGCTTGGGAAGCTATCATCAATAGAAGATGGGTATTCTGCAGTTTTGGGGTCCGGCGTAAAACATGCCAGTGGAAGTTACGAGCATAGGCAGAGTTGTTTgacaagggtttttttcctttggtttcaTGCTGAGACTCAGGAATTCCAACAGATCCCTGATCGTAAAATAATGTCTGCACTTCTTTCTTAGAGCAGCAACACAGGGAGATTTCGTTCTCTACAGGAAGAAAGCCGTCTTAGTTTCTGAAGGCAAAAAATCAGACTGGTGGCCCCTTTCCTGCCTACCGATGCCTCGGTCCAGCCACTCTGCATTGCACAAAGGCAGCTGCAGTTCACCAATGTTAGTAAAATCTGGTGttcagaaaaggggctaccagactcctccgaTTTTTGTactttaggaaaaaagaaaatctgtttctgGTGCTCAGCACAACAGCTGCTCCTCCACTGGAGGCAGCAAacagggcagggagggaggctAAGAGAGGATCTAAGTGCGTTTCATCAGGATCGGCCAATGATTCTGATGGGATTCTGCTGCTTCCTTTAAATAACCCGAAGCCAGTACTCTGGCCCATTCCCTGCAGGTCCACGAACCTCGAAAAAGGGAAAAACCAATGGATTAAAGCTCAAGTGAGCTCACATCTGGACATAGCTGGGGTCACGTTTCTCTCCCACCATCTTCCAGCCTGAAAAAGAGACAAGCCTTTCCCTCCCTGCAGCCTCTCACCCTTCACGGCCACAGCCACGTCCACAGGCTCCTGCAGGCCATCGTGCTCCACGTGGCACCGATAGCGGCCTCTCTCTTTGGGATCGATCCGGACGCTGAGCCAGTAGTGGAAGGTCCCGTCCGCGTTGGGGGCCACAGAGCCACGGAGGGTGTCCTGCAGCCAGACCTCCCCGTCCCTCCTCCAGGAGGCGTCGATCTCCTTGGGGTAGAAGACATCCACGCGGCAGACGTGTGTCTCCATCCCATCGTCGGCCTCCGTCCTGCTGCTCACCATCACCACCGGGGTCTCTGCAGAAACGGCACAGCCGGAATTAACTCTGAGCCCCTCCCGAGCCTGGAAGGTGGAGGGAAAACCTGACGGGCAGGAAAGCTCCCATTACTTAGTTGTAACGCAGGGATATAACACTCCACACCCGCAGCGCCTCCGAGAGTTTTAGGACATGCTCCAAATCTGGAAATGCTCAGCCACAAGGACTCCTGATTTTGAGTCCTTCGTGGGGACTCAGTCTGAAAAATCTCTGGCAGCAAATTGAGGGTCCAAGTAAATTCCACAGGGACTGCTTTGAACTCTGACTGACCTTGGGCTGTTCCCTTCTAGGGAGGGATACTGGGGCTGCTCTTCTAAGTCCCCtttcagaaaaacaacacagAGGTTTCTCTCTCCTGTTTGGGCCCTCTTCCGCTCCCCCAGATCTTAGGCTGCTCCAGGCCTCTATCCAAGGGACACAACCCAAATTTCAAGAGCAGGAGAGCCAGAATCACCGCAAGGGCTCAGGGCTTTTGCAATCCCACATGGGTGAATTTGGAAAAGCCATTCTGTCTCTGGACGGCAGGCAGGGAGAAGTGATGCAATGGAGGAGAGACCCAGGGCAGGGGGGGCTGCTGGCAATGGAGGGGGGGTTCCCCCTGGAGCCAGAGGGATCACGGAGCCCAGGGAGGGAAGGGGCGGAGCCAGAGGGATCAAGGAGCCCAGGGAGGGAAGGGGCGGAGCCAGAGGGGGAGGGGTGGTCTTGAAGGGAAAATAATAATGaactcacaggaaaaaaaaggggggagaacATTATAATGTGAGCTGGAGATCCTGTGGGGTGACAGAGCATTCCTGaaggtggggagggggttgttttgggggggggagtcacTCAGTCAGAGTCAAGGGACCTGCTGGAGTTttaagaggaagagccacagaatcCCTGGATTTTTCTCCCCCAGGAAGAAAAGACCCCTCACCCTTGGCCTTTTATGCCCAAGTGGGGGCCCTGGTGGAAGAGGTGCCCCCtggtggtggggggtgggaggtgcACCGCCAGgggccagggagggagggagcccccTGTGGGAcggggagggaaggagagtgGCTGGGAGGGAATCAAGGCCACGCGTCACCCGTGGCCACTCTTTGGCTAAAGAGGGGTTTGCTGAAGAGCCCCAAGCGGCCCTGTGGCCTCATCGTGGGCTGCGCACGGGACACCCCGAAGTGCTTCTGCTGCCTGATCCACACAGACCCCGCCAGGCCCTGATTCTGGCCAGCCCCACCTGCGGCTCAGGGGGGGGGCAGAGGCGGCGTTTCCTGCCCCTTTGAGGGCTGCCTGGCAAGGGGAACCAGAGAGGGCTTCTTCCCGCGCCCTGCGGAGCTGCTGGGAGGGCAGGAGGGGGATTCCTCCCCTGCGGACCAGGGACCCGAAGGGGGCCGAACCGGGCAAGGAACCGGCCAGGGAGGGGGAGAGTCGGCCTGGGCCCGGAGGCTCACCTGGCCTCAGCAGCGTCTCCCTCCCGTAGGACAGGTACTTCCCCAGCCACTCAACACATTCCTCTTCCAGGTAGTCTTTATATCTCTGATTCCATCCTGGAATGGCGTCCCATTTCCTCTGGGTGACCTGGGCCTGGGGGTCGGTTGCCACCCAGGTGAGGGTCTCCTTGTCGAAGGTGAGGAAGGTCCTCCCGTCGTAGCCAAACTGCCAAAACCCTGCTTTGCTCCCGTCTCCCCTGAGCTCACAGCCGTACATCAACTGCCAGGTGTGAAGGCCTGAAAGAGGGAGAGGAGGATGGTCTGGGGAGTCCTCAGGAGAGACAGAGACGCCCTCCCTGCAGGGACTTTGATGCAGGAGTCCTGAAGTTCATGCAGTCCTGAAGCTCCTCAGGTCCCTCTGGACTTGGCCTGTCTTTACCTCATTTTATATCACTCCTGGGctatataatgcattttttttttacttcaaaagTGTTTTTGGTGACCGTACTCTGCGCAGAAAACTTCTGCTATGGGGCCAGGATAAAATCTTAATTTTTTGaaacaataaacatatttttagaaGAGCCTTTTTAAAAAGCGTGGAAGCGGCCTGTCCCTGGGAGGGccccccttctccccctcctgctcctggGGGGGGAAGGTGGGGCAGGAGGAGCCCCCCACCCATCAGTCACCCTCGCTCTGGTTGTAGCGACGCCTCAGAGTCTCCAGGTGTGCTCTGAACGCCTCCTCAGTGCCACGCACTCTCTGGGTGTTCATGTCCCAGTACTGGGGGTCCTCCTTCCCTGCCTGCTCCATCCAGGAGACTCGAGGCTGcatcttcctgctgctgctgtcgTAGTGAACGAAGACTTGACCGTCCACGTACCCCAGAGCGACGAAGTGGGGCAGCCCCTGACTGGGGTCCGACATGGCGGTGTAGAAAT
This window contains:
- the LOC134492138 gene encoding H-2 class I histocompatibility antigen, Q9 alpha chain-like, with amino-acid sequence MALRPAPPLLLGMVAVTLLESGFGSSSHSLKYFYTAMSDPSQGLPHFVALGYVDGQVFVHYDSSSRKMQPRVSWMEQAGKEDPQYWDMNTQRVRGTEEAFRAHLETLRRRYNQSEGLHTWQLMYGCELRGDGSKAGFWQFGYDGRTFLTFDKETLTWVATDPQAQVTQRKWDAIPGWNQRYKDYLEEECVEWLGKYLSYGRETLLRPETPVVMVSSRTEADDGMETHVCRVDVFYPKEIDASWRRDGEVWLQDTLRGSVAPNADGTFHYWLSVRIDPKERGRYRCHVEHDGLQEPVDVAVAVKVPESNLGLVIGCVVAVLLLVSVIAGILVFLKKRQDGYKAASSE